Proteins encoded together in one Impatiens glandulifera chromosome 1, dImpGla2.1, whole genome shotgun sequence window:
- the LOC124921789 gene encoding transcription factor TCP20-like: MGKTKEIKGFQITVADQGESAEAAASKPQEQKLAPKRSTNKDRHTKVEGRGRRIRMPALCAARIFQLTRELGHKSDGETIQWLLRQSEPSIIAATGTGTIPASSLAVAGAVSNQEISTSIANQKMDEILWPIVGDWGRKNHFTTGGLWPSTEYGFQSSSSSSSEAVVANIENESGNNYLQKIGFSGFDLPMNYFNSIMCGVSNVHQQQQQQLPAGLKLGLSQDDDHMEALNHHPQSNLNQIYQQMGGQSRILHPSSSSPEDDSQG, encoded by the coding sequence ATGGGTAAGACTAAAGAAATCAAGGGTTTCCAGATTACGGTTGCCGACCAAGGTGAGTCGGCGGAGGCGGCAGCCAGTAAGCCGCAAGAACAAAAGTTAGCACCAAAGAGAAGCACCAACAAGGACCGACACACCAAGGTCGAAGGTAGAGGTAGAAGGATAAGGATGCCCGCCCTCTGTGCAGCCAGAATATTCCAGTTAACCCGAGAACTGGGTCACAAATCCGACGGGGAGACCATCCAGTGGCTCCTCCGTCAATCGGAGCCATCTATTATCGCCGCCACCGGAACAGGAACGATTCCAGCTTCATCCTTAGCTGTCGCCGGTGCTGTTTCAAATCAAGAGATCTCAACTTCAATCGCAAATCAGAAAATGGACGAGATTTTATGGCCGATAGTGGGCGATTGGGGCAGGAAGAACCATTTTACCACAGGTGGGTTATGGCCTAGTACTGAATATGGGTTTcaatcatcatcttcttcttcctcagaAGCAGTAGTAGCAAATATAGAAAATGAGAGTGGGAATAATTATTTGCAGAAAATTGGGTTTTCTGGATTTGATTTGCCAATGAATTATTTCAACTCAATTATGTGTGGAGTTAGCAACGTCcatcagcagcagcagcagcagttACCAGCTGGTTTGAAGCTTGGCCTCTCACAAGATGATGATCATATGGAAGCTCTGAATCATCATCCTCAGTCGAACTTAAATCAGATTTACCAGCAAATGGGTGGTCAGTCCAGAATATTAcatccatcatcatcatctcctGAAGATGATTCTCAAGGATGA